A stretch of DNA from Triticum dicoccoides isolate Atlit2015 ecotype Zavitan chromosome 2A, WEW_v2.0, whole genome shotgun sequence:
TCCCAGTTGCCCACATGAGCTTCTTCACCTTGCTGTCCTTCTCAGCCAGAACCACATAGGAGAAGTCAGGGTCCTTCGACCGGATGTCGGCGAACACCTGCAGTGTCTTCCGTACATCATCTTCGGCTTGCTCGCGACTAATCTTTCCACAAATGTTTCTGAGTGTCCTTTTAGTGAATGGAACCTTTTCAACCGAACCGAAGAAGCTACCAATTATGTTGTAAACCTTGCCTAGGTTGACGTTGTTCTCCCTCAACTGCCTTATTAAGTCTTTGGTGTAGACGTCTATGTGCTTATGCGATGGCCAGTGCACTTTTTCTCCCATTGTAAGCGACATAGAATGATTGTGGCTCGCCCGGTGCTCCGTTATGTACCAACTGTTGTCTGACGAACGAAGCAGTCTGATTAGAGCCGGGCACTCGCACCTGCATGGCCTGCTATTCTCGGCATCTGGTTTACCCTGCATGTGACACATTGAATTAATTCCAATGCCATCCAATCAATTTCGTATACGCATCCAAACTAAACTTGTAACCTATTTTCTCATTTTAGCATTAAGTTAAAAGCACACTCACCGaacaaccacatactatttcctgcatggttttcctcctctcagCATTTAGCCTGCCTTTTCCATATCTTATTCCGAATCCAATTTCCCAGGAATACAAGTTGTAGAAATCATATGCCTAACCAAGTGAATCAAAAGTGAGACCTAGCTCAGGATGCACCACACTCTTGTCTGGTTGCTCGGCATATTTGCGCATTGATAGCTCCAGGGCGCTCATCCTAGATGGACAAGGCACACGGTCGGGTGGCGCACTCCCGAGACGGAGCCTGAAACATTTTTCAAAATGTTAAACTGTTGAAATGTTTGAAAGACATTAAAACAGCAACAATTGACAGGCCTCCCACTACATTCGTGAACATGTTAACCTATCATTACCTTTCTCGTAACCATTTTTTCCCTGATTTCCAAAGGCAAATCACAAGTTCATCAACCATCATGATTACAACACCAATTTTTTACAAACAACAGTTGTTCCTTGCTGGTTTACTAGGATATCTTCCCGTTTATCTATTTCAGAAAGCTTTTGGTCCGACAAGTAATTTTCCCCGCCCCGCAGCACCCACACTCAAGGGGTTCATCCTATCAATATCAATCAGAATATCTATCGTGCATATACTTGCGATGGCAGTAACACTAGATTCAGTAGCCTCACCTTTTAGTCCAGCCGGGGGCCTGTGGATTTACCTTGCCAGTCGATTGGGCAGACCTCGTCGGAGATTCCTCACGTCTATGTTGGCCGCCCACCTGCCCCTCGGTGAGCAAACCATCCCCCAACATCTCAGCTGCCGCAGAATCATCATCCGCTTGGTGAACAGCCGTGTTAGCAGTAACCTTATCCAGTAGGTACATCAGCGGGACTGGATCTGGGTGTTCAAGATTGTCGGCATACTCCTCCCGCACCGGGAACCTGCATACACCACGGCGTTTCAGGCTCAAAAGATTTCGCATCCTTCTATCAGAATGCATATCTAGGCGAGTCTGCTTGGAGAAGAACATATCAGATCTGCACGAAAACGAACCTGTCGACCGCATCAAGTAGGAATTCCATTCCCTCGCTCTCCTCCCGCATCCAATGCGACGGTCAAGCACCGTTGACGGCGCGGGCCGCGCCAGCCCGCTACAGCAGCCTCGGCGAACTCTATCCTGTCTTGTTCTTCAACGGCGAAGAGGTGTGTCtagaacgaaccaccggaaggcAACAATGTTTCCAACCTTTTTTTAATAACATGCGCACGGGGGGTGCCCCGCCGGCCGACAACCGGCTCAGACAGCGTACTCCATCATGGACCCATTATCTGGTCCAGGCCCAGACAAAAAAACTAACGTACTGGTCCACGGCCCATTCCGAGGAGCCGCGACGTCCGTCCCACCCCACTGGGCCACCCCCACTTGTGGAGCACTGTTTGCTACCGTATTGACACGGTATCTTCATTTTCCAACGTTCGCACCAGACAGGCCAGCTGGCTTTTACCAGATCCCCAAGCTGCAGCGAACGACCCAGATAATGGGTGCAGCTGAGCTCGAGCTCCAAATCGACGCACTCGATCATATCTATCTTCTTTAGTTGGTAAGCGAGCGGCAGTGCTAGTGTTTGTTTTTGGGTTCGATGGTGGTTCCGATCTCTATAATTGAAGGGGAGTCTGCAGTTGTTTGCTTCATTACCCTGCTCCCattcatgatatcatgtcaagcctACCTCCCACTGATTTTTCTGTCCTCCCACGTTTTTTCTTCTGTTAGTCAGGCGCGAGTGAGTGAACCCTCCCACCTTTCTCCCCACACGAGCGAGTGAATCCTCCCACCATGGCGTAAACCTAGATGGCCGCCGCCGTCGACGACACCTCCTTCTCACCTCCACCTCGCCTTCACTTTCCACATTCTTTTTACCTTCTATTTGCTGCCCACCCCCGCCCCTATCCCCAAGCATGAGTTGCTCCACTCCCCCATTGCCTAAACAAACTTTTAATTAACCCAGTTTTCTCTACTAGATCTTCATGGACTTGCACCATGGGAGCCCAGGCAACTGCAGCTTGCCGGGTGCGGTCTCCGCCACTGCGAGGGTTGGTGCCGCCAAGGCAGACTCGGACGACGAGGGTGAGGGGGGTGGAGATGCTGGTGGAGCGGGAGGCCTTGTAGGGGAGGACTCAATCAtgtttgaaagatcgtggatgtcgcctagaggggggtgaataggcgcttttaaaataattacggtttaggcttgaacaaatgcggaataaacctagcggttaatttgtcaagcacaaaacctacaacaactaggctcacctatgtgtaccaacaacttatgctaagtaagataagcaactatgagatagcaagatatatgacaaagaacaatatggctatcacaaagtaaagtgcataagtaacgggctcgggtaagagataaccgaggcgcgtggagacgatgatgtatcccgaagttcacacccttgcggatgctaatcttcgtttggagcggtgtggaggcacaatgctccccaagaagccactagggccaccgtaatctcctcacgccctcgcacaatgcgagatgccgtgattccactaagggacccttgagggcggtcaccgaacctgtacaaatggcaacccttgggggcggtcaccgaacccatacactttggcaacccttgggggcggtcaccgaaacccgtcaaatttctcaaggcgatctccacaacctaattggagaccccgacgcttgcccggagctttacaccacaatgattgagctccgaacaccaacaaccgtctagggcgcccaagcacccaagaggaacaagctcaagggtaccaagcacccaagagtaataagcttctcaacttataacttccacgtatcaccgtggagaactcaaaccgatgcaccaaatgcaatggcaagggcacatggagtgcccaagtccttctctctcaaatcccaccgaagcaactaatgctagggaggaaaatgagaggaagaacaagaaagagaacacaaagaactccaagatctaaatccaaggggttcccctcacatagaggagaaagtgattggtggaaatgtggatctagatctcctctctcttttccctcaaaaactaacaagaaaccatggagggattgagagttagcaagctcgaagaaggtcaacaatgggggaagaacacgagctccaaggataaggttcattggggaagaagacccccttttataggagggggaaaatccaaccgttatgtgctcagcccgcacacaagcggtactaccgctcaggtggaagaaacagggaaaaggagcaacaaaacatgaaccttggggcggtagtaccgcaggagacagcggtactaccactgggttaagcggtactaccgctcccttcggcggtactgccgcgcagaacgaagggtaaagggaaagagggaaccgggcggtactaccgcggaggaagggcagtactgccgctaaggagcggtactgccgaactactgccgcagcgaggtaccgcacaatccgacacagaaaaagacccctcAAATCGACACGGTAGGGACTTGGTAAGCCAACGGTAGTACTGCTGTAGAGTCACcaccggtactaccgctgcggagcggtactgccgcttgtgacccctcagcattactaccgctgggtaccacggtactaTCGCTGGGACCCTGACAAAACCACACTCGAGAAAACCAGAActtccataacttctgcatatgagctccgaattgagcaaactcaagcttgttggaaacaagaagatgagtagcatcaaaacagcgaccaAGAAGAGAcagggggaggtatgcctaacaaaaataggagtgaaacctccaaccaagaagaatcggcaaaacctccaacatcgaaaacatcatagaagatgcatgcgaactccgttttcgatgaactcaagcttgtcatcaagatgaccacaaGATCTAAGACTcataaagagaaccaaacaagaaccaagaaagatgatgcaagaatgcaatggtttgagctctctacgaacgatacgatcaagctactcatcgagagccccccttgatagtacggcaatcgatcctataacccggtctcccaactaccatcatgagaccggtaaaatagaaaacctatcaagggtaaacctttgccttgcacatggtccatttgagctagatgatgacaatcttgactccctcaagttggaccacctttcttgattgtgttgactcgatgaagactagttgattgctcccccatactccactatgggtgagccactcttccgcacatcttcacaagtccattatcgCCACAAAGGatgacaagcttcaagcatttgatctcttcgtgatgctccacttgaacttgcacaccgcaacctaaccccacaaagaactctcacgaagaccatgggttagtacacaaagcgtaattgacaattcttaccataccatggaatcacttgatctctctcggtacatcttctgcgctttgtgagttaatcaacttgattcactcttgacttagtcttgatcaaccttgaacctttccaattctcttcatttggatgatgtcttgaaggtagacatgaatgatcacacaatcttcttcttcaagacatgcttgcaataagctcaactctcacatgaccaatctttggataattccttgaataacatcttggtcgacacaaactctccttgaaatcaacacatgcactccaagaaaagcctatggacaaaaccttcaaatataactcaaggaaaccattagtccatagagattgtcatcaattatcaaaaccaaacatgggggcaccgcatgttctttcaatgttCTAGTTGGCCAACCAGCGACCGGGGACGTGGGCCTACTTCGCCAGGATACTCTTTGTCGCGTTCTACGGGCTCAACGTGCTCCGGATCAATCCGGCCACCGGATTTGAGAACAGGTTCCTCAATGCTGATGCCTTCGTCTCTGATAGCCTGAGGTGTGTCTCCACGAATGATCTCTGCCTACCTATACTATACGAAGCAATTTGTTCATTCACTACACTCTGGTGCATGCTGCTAAGAAAAACAACTTTCCTACGTGTTGTTTTCTCCAGATCACCAAAGAACATGGCGTAGCTCGATCGATGGGAACGGTGTAACTATGAAGAAAATAACAATAAACTACTCAACAAAGTGGCAAGTGAAATGAAGAGCAAATAACATACATTCTTCTTGCGTGCATGTGCACTATCCAAAATGAGTATTACAAAACCAACCAATCCGGGCTGTTTTGTTCGGATGACACCTTTGTTCCGCCCTTTTTGTTGTCGTGTTTGCTTGTGTGTGTTGAAGACGATGCTGATGTTGCTACTCTTGCAGCTTGTGGGTGGCCTGAAACAAGAAGGGCCGGAAGTGGAAGCCGCCAAGAGTTCTCAAACTGAAAGCGATTCGACCCACAAAGTGGGCTCTCCCCCAAAGATAGCAAAAGGTGGGTGGTCTGACTGTCTAAGGGCATGAAGTATGGTGGCATGTGGATattattgccccatgaaaaaaagtaGCTCGAGGCTTCtatattgattttttttctcctcaaCGTAAGCTACCACTAGTGGGCATAATCAAAGAATAGAAAATAAAGGCTCACACCACACATGAATCTCTACTTCaacttttttttagttttatgcactGGACCACACTTTCCCCCAAGCACCCACCTCCTGCAAAGGATCCCACTCAGGCGGCGAGGGTGAGGGTACGGAGATGCTGGTGGAGCGGGAGGCCTTGTCGGGTAGGACTCAGTCGTGCTACGGTTGGCCAACCAGTGGCCGGTGAGCGTGCGCCTACTTTGCCAAGATACTCTTCGTCATGCTCTGCGGCTCAACGTGCTCTGGGTCGATCCGGCCACCGGATTTGGCACAGGTTCCTTGACGCCGACGTCGTCTTCTCTGATAGGCCTTAGGTGCGTCTCCACGAATGATCTTTGTCTGCCTATTCTATACGGAGCAATTTATTCATTCACTCCACTCTGGTGCATGCTGCTAAGAAAACAACTTTCCTGCATGTTGTTTTCTCCGGATCACCAAAGAACATGGCTTAGAGGTgcatctgtcaccgtacatccactgCCGGTTCAtttgtgtgcattatatataattaagtgtgtcaaaaaccattccaGAACATCATAAATaaagaagtgaccaaattaatagaagttcatcatcacattaaaaccaaagtatagTAGGGACCAAATAttattactgaaaaaataaatacataaagttcatacatagttctcattgaacaacatatagctctctagagcatctaattaaaccatacattgaaactatgtaaaacatttaaatgcaacaacaaatgcgatcataatcgcaactaaggtaacaattgatccaacgacataatgataccaagcctcagtatgaatgacatttttctaatctttttaatcttgaagcgcattgcatccatcttgatcttgtgatcatcaacggcatccgcaacatgcaactccattgccatcttctcctcctcaattattttcaatttttttcttcaattaattgttttttttcaactaaatttaacctctcgacaagagggtcgattggaatttccggttcacatacctccttttttttcgagaaaacgcaaaagaGTTGCGTTTCATTGCATTGAACAGGAAGACATCAGGGGTACAACCTCCAGAAAGGAGGGACACACacacgcgcacgcacacacacacacacacgaccgTCCTCACCAAGTGACTACAGCTAGGTGAGGAGGTGCCCTCAACTACAGACACGCAACAACATTAGGCCTCGCCCAGCCTTGCCTCCAGCCAAAATGGCGAAGCACCGAGACTCGGAGCAACAGGGCAGCATCACTGCCATTGCCAGGCACTTCCAGGGACGAATGCAGCTTCAGGACCGCCCAAGCCGACGTACCTCGCACCCATGTGCCTAGAGAGTTGGCGGGTGAAAAGCAGGGCCTGATTGGAACTGGTGTAGCATTCAttggggagcgccggcgcaggcaaaTGTTGCGACCTGCTCCTTGTGTAGCAGTCTACGCCAGAGCGATGCATCGCCAACCACTATCTGCCGCATCAAGTACTCCACTTGCAGCCAAAGCAGCGCCATCAAGAGGGGAACGGCGTTGAGACGCCACCGCTGCCCGGTCCGGGAGACTGGACCTAGGATTTCTCCTGGTGCTCGAGGAGGAGGTCTGGTCAGGGTCATGCCAATGCCTCCAAGGAGGTGACGGCACCCTCGGGCGTCGCCGTTGACAGCGCAGGCCGTCGCCGCGCGGGGATTTCGCCCCGACCCAAGGACGAAGACCTCAGATGCAATGGCAGACCGGGCATGGCGAAGAATCGTCGGAGAAGACCAACACACATGGGGGAAGCCTAGAAACATTGTCGTCGCAGGAGTGAGCACCGACCAGCGCAGCTCCAGCAGGCCGGCCACCGCCGGGAGCGCGTCCAGCAGGCAGCAGCAGCCAcctgcaccgcgccgccgccgcgctggcccgcagcctccgccaccaggATCCGCCGGGGCACAGCGGAGCAGCAACCGTCAAGGTCGCCGCGCGCGTGCTTACTAACCCAGCGGCAACCGCCAGCGGCGGCCGGGAGGGgtgggaggagggagaggggtgggTGGGGGCAGAGTGATTGTCGCCGGCCTGGGCGGGCTCGTGCGGCCCAGATCTGGGCGCCCTCAACTCTGCTGCACGCATCAGCGGCCGGCGGCCGCCATGGCAGCGCCACCGCGCACGCAGTTCACGCCATCTCGACCTCCCCGCGAGCAGACGGCCGCCCACCGCGCCACCGCGCGCTCCCGCCGCTCCAGCGCGCCCAGCAGCAGCGCGCGAGCACACGAacgagggccccgccgccgccgtccaccggTGAGGGCTTTGCCTACCGGCatcctccggcgacggcgaggggagggaggggaaggaggggagcctgggcggcggctagggtttcgcctCCCGAGTCGCCCCTGGGAGCGACGCGGGGGCTCGCGGGGGGAGGGACTAAGCCGatgggttcacatacctcctagataaaaacatctatgtcacgttggtcggcataattatcataaacattaaatgaaacaaatagttataaaagataatataccacatctgaatcatagacaggacaagggcTGACGTGGGCGGATactaaaaccatcgcactatataataacaaacaataataaaagtaagaaaaataTACAAGTATCtacctaaatcatacaagtaagcatttttttagaaagaagataagaacaagaggctcaccacggtggtgccggcgacgagatcggcgcgggcgatcgacggcggtgaggacggggGCGGGACAGGATGGACCGTCaaatctagacaaatcttgagaaaaatggagcttggacaaggagcttcgagaggagaaatcttaagtgtggctcgggcatttcatcgaacacctcatgtgcataggaggtgagctagagcaccacacacCTCTCCCACGGCCGGCCAAAAAAATAGAGCAGTGGCTCTGTTCAAGGGCAGGGGCGGGGTTATATATAGgcctctctttagtcccggtttatagctaaaaccgggactaaaggacaacATTTGGTTCCGGTTTcagccaccaatcgggactaaaggtgctGGGCCAGGAGGGAGgcccattggtcacggttcgtgtctggaaccgggaccaaaagtgtcaaacgaaccgggaccaatgggccttgaggcccggccggcgccctagcctcacgaaccgggactgatgccccctttggtcacggttcgtgagtgaaccgggattaatgcccttaCCGAGGCTTCGACCAAAGCCCTGTTTCTACTAGTGATAGTGGCGGTTGTTGCCATGTGAAGGTCCTCGGAGACAGAGTATATAGTAAGTACTTTGTTTTCCGTTTGTGATTGTTGGGGTTGATACCATTTTATGCATGTTCTGGTTCTCAACCTCCAAATGAGTGCCTTCCTTCTGTGCTTCCAATGGAGGCTACCAGCGGCAGGAACGCTATGAGTCAGCCTGGGCATTGCAGATGCAGAGGAGTTTTTCCGGGGGCAACCTGCTCGTTCAGGCCGCGCCGATGTCAACTACCTCGAGCCACTATGACTGTCCCCAACCACGCTCGTCCCCTAATAAGTCATGTGTTTCTCCTACCAGATCAAAAAAATTGGTCGATATTTTGGAGTATAGTTGCGTATCAGATCTGCTCATGATTGAAATTGTGGTCTCCTAAACATGTGATTTGTGAAATGTTTAGGAACGAATTGTTTGTGGATCTGCAAAGTACATTGTCACATGCAGATTTGGACATTCTACTTAATTCTTTGCAGAAACTTGTAGTTCATTCTTGGTGAAATTCACTGTATCCATCCCCTCAGGTTGGTATTGGATTTGCTATTCAATATTCATACCCTTTTTCATTGCGACATTTGTCAGATTTTTGTACTTGAGATGATTTGGTGCAAGGTCTAGAGGAGGATGGTCGAGCATGGCTAAATATTATTTGCAAGTAGAGAAGTTCTCGGGTCACACATTAAAGGAAGAGAGATAAGCTTTTTCTCTTCTTTGTATCAAGTAATTTAACTTTCCAGTCCACTATATATTATTGTGTATTGTACGCAATCTGAAATAACCCCTTTTACAAAAAAAacatacttgtgcagttgcatgagATCTATTTGGATGTGCTAATTGATGAAAGATATGTAGAATTAGTAATAGCCTTTTGATGTGTGGTCAAATATGTGATAATGAGTGCAATGTTGCTTTAGATAGATTTTTCATGACTTCAACTTGTGCCTTCCATCTCCTTGATCATGTGAGTTCATATATcagtttttaatttctgcaactaaATTCTGATACTGAAGTTAGTATATGCTTggaatctttttttttttttttgcggttaGTATATGCTTGGAATCACAGGGTAAACTGTGTGTATCTTTTCTTTCATGACAGTATATGCTTC
This window harbors:
- the LOC119356608 gene encoding uncharacterized protein LOC119356608 isoform X1, whose product is MREESEGMEFLLDAVDRFPVREEYADNLEHPDPVPLMYLLDKVTANTAVHQADDDSAAAEMLGDGLLTEGQVGGQHRREESPTRSAQSTGKVNPQAPGWTKRLRLGSAPPDRVPCPSRMSALELSMRKYAEQPDKSVVHPELGLTFDSLG
- the LOC119356608 gene encoding uncharacterized protein LOC119356608 isoform X2; protein product: MREESEGMEFLLDAVDRFPVREEYADNLEHPDPVPLMYLLDKVTANTAVHQADDDSAAAEMLGDGLLTEGQVGGQHRREESPTRSAQSTGKAPSRECATRPCALSI